Sequence from the Cellulomonas fimi ATCC 484 genome:
GCCGACTTCGGCGGCAACAAGGTGACCGGCATGGGCTTCGACCGGGACACCCTGACGCAGGCCGGCATCGAGGACGCGTTCGGGTTCGCCGCGGTGTCCGACGGCGACAACTCGAACATCCTCGCGGCGCGCGTCGTGCGCGAGACGTTCGGGATCGAGAACGTCGTCGCCCGGATCTACGACCCGCACCGCGCCGAGATCTACCAGCGCCTCGGCATCCCGACCGTCGCCACCGTGCGGTGGACCGCGCACCAGGTGCTGCGCCGCCTGCTGCCCATGGGCGCGACGGACGAGTACCGCGACTCCTCGGGCCAGATCCAGCTCGCGCAGGTCGACGTGCACGCCGGCTGGTTCGGCAAGCCCCTGCGCGCCCTCGAGGAGGCCGCGGGCGTCCGCGTCGCCTTCCTCACCCGCTACGGCGACGGCGTCCTGCCGACGTCCGACACCGTCCTGCAGGAGAACGACATCGTGCACGCGCTGTTCCGGGCCGACGACGCGGCCTTCGTCGAGCGGACCCTCACGCACGCACCGGTGGTGACCGAGTGAGGGTCGTCATCGCCGGCGCCGGCTCGGTCGGCCGCTCGATCGCCCGCGAGCTGCTCGGGCACGACCACGAGGTCACGCTCATCGACCGCCAGCCGTCCGCCATGCGGGTGGCGCAGGTCGCCGACGCGGACTGGCTGCTCGCGGACGCGTGCGAGCTGCCCACGCTGCGCGAGGTGCGCGCCGACGAGTGCGACGTCGTGGTGGCCGCCACGGGCGACGACAAGGCCAACCTCGTGATCTCGCTGCTCGCGAAGACGGAGTTCGGCGTGCCGCGCACCGTCGCACGCGTGAACAACCCGAAGAACGAGTGGATGTTCGACGAGGCGTGGGGCGTGGACGTCGCCGTCTCGACGCCGCGCATCATGACCGCCATGGTCGAGGAGGCCGTCACGGTCGGCGACCTCGTGCGGATCTTCACCTTCCACCAGTCGCGCGCCGACATCCTCGAGATCACGCTGCCCGAGGGCTCCCCGCTCGCGGGCGTGCGCGTCGGTCAGATCGACTGGCCGGCCGACACGGTCCTGGCCTGCATCGTGCGCGACGCGCGCCCGATCGCCCCCAGCCCGGACGACACCCTCGAGGGTCTCGACGAGCTGCTGTTCGTCACGGGTCGTGACGCGGACGAGAAGGCGCTCGAGACGCTGCTGACCCGCGGACGGTCAGCCAGCTGACCCACAGCGCGACCGCGAACAGCGGCACGCCCATCACGAGCTTGGCGGTGCCCAGCCACGCGACCTCCGAGGACAGGTACAGCGGCACCTGCACGGCGAGGCGCAGTGCGAACACGGCGACCCACGGCCACGTGGCGAGCGCGTAGACGCGGCGCAGCGCCGGGTCGGAGCGCCACGCCGTCACGACGCTCCACGACCCTCCGGTGATGGGCCCGTCCTTGTCGAACATCCCGACGAGCAGGCCGACGACCGGCCAGCCGACGACGATCGACGCGAGCGTGCCGACCAGGTACGCGACGTTTGTCCACAGCCCGTAGGCGAAGTAGTCCTCCGCCTGGCCGGTGCGCCACGCCCAGAACACGCCGATCCCGACGCCCAGGACCCCGGACAGCGCCTGCGTGACGGGCGTGCGCTGGACGAGCCGCGCGACGACCGCGACCAGTGCGGCCGCGGACGCGGCGACGAGCGCCGGCACGAGCTGCTGCCCCGCGACCAGGTAGACCACGACGAAGAGCAGGCCGGGCGCGATCGACTCGACGATCCCGCGCACGCCGCCGACCGCGTCGAGCGCCGAGAACTCCTCCGCCGCGATCGCCCGCATGCCGCGCGCGCCGCCCTCCTCGGGCGGGACCAGCTCGTCGATCGCTTCCAGGGGTCGCTCGGGGTGCGGCGCGCGCCGCGGCTCGTCCGTCACGTCACTCCCCCGGACGAGGCCGCAGCTCGTACTTGGGGTTGAACACGGTGCGGCGCCCGTCGACGAGGCACACGAGACCCTCGATGCGCAGACGACGTCCGGGCGCGATCCCGGCGATCTCGCGGCGACCGAGCCAGACGAGGTCCAGCGTCCCGCTGCCGTCGTACAGCTCGGCCTCGAGCGCGGGCACGCCCTCGCGGGGCCGCAGCACGACCGACCGGATGACGCCGGACACGCTCGCACGCGACCGGTTCGCCAGGCTCTCGACGGGCGTGCAGCCGACGGACCGCAGCGCGTCGGCGCGCTCCTCGTCGGCCTCGATCTCCGCCTGGGACGCGACGACCTTGCGCATCCGCTCCTTGATGCTCATCGGATCTCCGTGATCTCCGGTCCGCGGGTCAGCGGGTCGAACGACGGCGTCTCCTGCGCAGGGGCGGCGGCGGGCGCCTGGGCGGGTCCGGGCAGGCGCAGCGCGAGCAGGTCGCGCGGCGGGCGGGCCTCGGTGCCGCGCACGACGACGATGCGCGCGTAGAGCTGCTCGAGCGCCTCGGCCGCGGCCGGCTCGACGGCACCCTTGCCCGTGATGACGCCGCGCAGGAACCAGCGCGGGCCGTCGGTGCCGATGAAGCGCGCGGGCCGGTGGCCGCTGCGCCCCTCGGGCGTGCGGACGGGCAGCCGGGCGAGCAGCTCGCGGCCGAACGGCCCGGGCACCTCGTCGACGGACCCGCCCTGCGCGGTGACCGACTCCGCGATCTCGCCGCGGATCTCGTCCCAGATGCCCTCCGTGCGGGGCGCCGCGAACGCCTGCACCTGCAGCGACGACCCGTCGAGCAGGACGGACGCCGCCGACACGACGTTGGTCGACTTGTCGATCTCCATCCGCAGCTCCATGCCGGGCAGGCCGGGCAGGCGGATCGCGCCGAGGTCCACGCGCGGGATGTCGTCGGTGACCTCCTCGGCGTCCCACGGCCCGGTGCTGCGCGAGGAGCCCGCGGACGGGGAGGCCGCGGCGGCCTCCTGCGGTGCGACCTCGACGTCGACGACGTCGTCGGCGGCGCTGTCCTTGCCGCCGCGTCGGAACAGAGCCACGACACACTCCCTCTCGACGCGCCCGTGCGCGCCGTACCTGTCGACAGTAGTCCTGCGTCGGATCGGCGACCTAGTCGCCGGCGTCGCCGGGCGTCAGCCCTCGCGCGCCGCCTTCCAGCCGCCGCTGGAGCCGAACCCGCCGTCGCCCCGGTGCGAGCCGGGCAGCGTCGCGACCTCGACGAACCGCGCGCGCTCGACGCGCTGGACCACGAGCTGCGCGACCCGGTCCCCCCGGTGCAGCTCGACGGGGTGCTCGACGTCGGTGTTGAGCAGCGTCACCGCGATCTCGCCCCGGTACCCGGCGTCGACCGTGCCGGGCGCGTTGACGATCGTCAGCCCGTGCCGCGCGGCGAGCCCGGAGCGCGGGTGCACGAACGCGGCGTAGCCGTCCGGGAGCGCGATCGCGACGCCCGTCGGGACGGTGACGCGGCCCTGGGGCGGGACGACGACGTCGACGCGCGTGACGAGGTCGGCGCCGGCGTCCCCCGGGTGGGCGTACGCCGGGGCAGGCAGGTCGGGGTCGAGCCGGAGCAGGAGCACCTCGACGGGTTCGGCGGTCACGGGGCCCGACCCTACCCCGGGCGGGTGGGATGCTGGAGGCATGCCCGACTCCGCCGTCCCGCCGGCCGTCCTGCCCGCGTCGAGCTGGTCCGAGCGCCTGTGGCCCGGCCCGTGGGGGTGGGTCCTGCTCGTCGTGTTCACCCTGATGCTGGGCGTCGTGCTGCTGCCGGTCGACGCGACGCTGGCGGCGGTCGTGGGACTCGTGGCGCTCGGGGCGGGCCTGGCGGTGACGGTCGCGCTCACGCCGACGGTCCGCGTCGCGGACGGGTCGCTGCGGGCCGGGTCCGCCCGGATCCCCCTGTCCCTGCTGGGCACGGTGACCGAGCTCGACGCCGACGCGCTGCGCCGCGAGCTCGGACCGGACCTCGACGCCCGGGCGCACGTGTGCCTGCGCGGGTGGATCCGCTCGGCGGTCCGCGTCGAGCTGCTCGACCCGCAGGACCCGACGCCCTACTGGTTGGTGTCGACCCGCCGGCCGCACGAGCTCGCGCAGGCGATCCGGGCCGGCGCGACCGTCCGCTGACGCACGTCGGCCGGCCTCCCGCCCGCGGGCAGGGGGCCGGCCGTCGTCTCGTCAGACCAGGCTCAGGCGGCGCACTCGGAGCACACCGGTGCCCCGTCGCGCTCGTAGGCGAGCTGGCTGCGGTGGTGCACCAGGAAGCAGCGGGAGCACGTGAACTCGTCCGCCTGCCGGGGAAGCACCCGGACGGAGAGCTCTTCGCCGGACAGGTCCGCTCCCGGGAGCTCGAAGCCTTCCGCGGCCTCGGTCTCGTCCTCGTCCACCACGCCCGAGTTCTTGTCGGAGCGCCGGGCCTGGAGCTCCTGGAGCGAGTCCTCGCTCAGGTCCTCCTCGGTCTTGCGCGGGGCGTCGTAGTCGGTAGCCATGAGTGGCGTCACACTCCGTCGTCAGTGGGATTCGCGTACGCGGGATCAATGCACCGGTGCGGTTTTTTGTTCCCACGCGCGGAGGATTGTGCACCACATCCGACCCGAGTGCGAACACGGACACGTGCCCACATTCGAGGAGGCCATTTGCGGGAGCGTTTTCACCCGTCCTGGTCGGCGTCGAGGTCCTCGAGGAGGCGCACCAGCTCCGCCGCGCGGGCGGGCCACCCGGCCACCGTCATGGCCGTCCCGGGTGCCGCGCCCCGCAGGCCGGTGACCAGCGCGCCCGCCTCCTGCGCGACGAGCAGGCCCGCCGCGAGGTCCCACGCCCCCAGCCCTCGCTCGTAGTAGAGGTCGAGCTGCCCGGCCGCCAGATTGCACAGGTCGAGGGCCGCCGAACCGGTGCGACGGATATCACGTACTCGGGGCAACAGGTCGGCGAGCACACGTGCCTGCGCGCGGCGTCGCTCGGCCCGGTATCCGAAGCCGGTACCGACCAGACAACCGGGAAGCGGACGCGGTTCCTCCATCTGCAGCGCGCGGCCGTCCAGCGTCGCGCCAAGCCCCCGCCCGGCGCGGAACGTCCGACCGTCGGCGGGCGCGTGCACGCACCCCGCCACGACGGTCCACGTCGCCGGGTCCGGCGCGCCCGCGGGGCCGACGACCGCGGCGACCGAGACCGCGTACGCGGGCCTGCCGTACAGGTAGTTGACCGTGCCGTCGATGGGATCCACGACCCACGTGACGCCCGACGTCCCCGGGACGTACCCCTCCTCCTCGCCGAGCACCCCGTCGTGCGGCCGCAGCTCGGCGAGGCGCCGGCGCAGCAGCTCCTCCGACGCGAGGTCCATCGCGGTGACGACGTCCTCGGGGCTGGTCTTCGTGGCCGCCACGGCGACCCGCTCGGGGCGGCCCTCGTGCACGAGCCGGCCGGCCTCGCGGGCGGCCCGCTCGGCGACCTCCACGAGCGTCTCGACGTCGGCGGTGGTCAGCGGCGTGCCCGGTGCGTTCTCCACGGAGGACATCCTCCCCCGCCGCGCCGCGCGACGCGCCCGCCGCCCACGACGTGCCGCGGCTCACCGACCGGGATGCGCCCGTCCGGCGCCCGGAGGTGGCAGGCTCTCTTCCCGAGGTACCGGGAGGTCGAATGGGTGAGCTCGAGCTGGAGGGTCTGCACGACGACGGCGAGCACCTCGTCCTCGTCGGACCCGGGGGCGAACGGTTCCGTCTGCGCATCGACGAGCCGCTGCGCGCGGCCGTGCGCAGGGACCGGCCGCAGCTCGAGCAGCTGCGCGCCGAGAGCGCGGGGACGCTGAGCCCGCGCGAGATCCAGGCACGGATCCGTGCGGGTGCGACGACGCAGGAGGTCGCGGAGTCGTCCGGGCTGCCCGTGGAGCACGTGCGCCGCTACGAGGGACCCGTGCTCGCCGAGCGCGAGTACGTCGCCGAGCAGGCGCGCGCGACGCGCGTCGGCCGGGACGCGGGTGCGCCGACGCTCGGCGACCTCGTGACCGACCGCCTGGCCGCGCGCGGCGTGGACCTGGCCTCGCTCGCGTGGGACTCCGCACGGGAGGCGTCCGGACCGTGGGTCGTGCTGGCCCGCTTCACGGTCGGCGACCAGCCGCAGGAGGCGCGCTGGACGTTCGACGCGTCGCGGCGCACGGTCGTCGCCGACGACGACGAGGCCCGCTGGCTGTCCGAGACGGAGCTCCCCGACGAGCCGGTCGCGCGACGCCACCTCGCCGCCGTGCGGGACGTGGTCTTCGACTTCCGCGACGGCGACCTGACCGCGAGCGCGGAGCCCGCCGAGCCCGAGCCCGACCCGCAGCAGCAGACGCACGACCTCCTCGACGAGCTGCGCACGCGCCGCGGGGTCCGGCAGAGCCTCGACCTCGAGGGCGACGACGAGGAGTTCGAGGGCTTCGGGCCGCCGCACGCCTTCGACTTCGGCCGCGCGGACGACGACGTGCCGGGTGCGCACCCGCTCGACGCCGACCCCGCGGCGGAGGCGGTCGTGCTCCGGCCGCAGCACGTTCCGGCGCGCGCGTCCGTGGACGTCGTGCCCGAGCCGGCCCTGGAACCCGTGGTCGAGCAGGCGGACCCCGCCGAGCCCGTGCACGAGCCCGCGGCCGAGCGGCCACGGTCGCGCAAGGGCCGCGCGAAGGTGCCGAGCTGGGACGAGATCGTCTTCGGCGCGAAGCCCGAGTAGTCAGGCGCGCACGCCGAGCGTGCCCTGCACGGCCGTCGTCAGGGTCGCGGCCGTCGGGGACGCCGCGCGCGCCGTGGCGGCGGTCATGCGGCGCATGTGGTGCCGGCGGCACAGCACCTCGTAGCCGACCTCGTCGGCACCGGCCTCGACGTCGCCCACGACCACCTGCGCACCCTCGACGACCATGACGCCGCCGACCGTGCGCGCGTTGTGCGTGGCGCGGGCACCGCACCAGCACAGCGCCTTGACCTGCAGGATCTCGACCCGGTCGGCGAGCTCGACCAGCCGCGCCGAGCCCGGGAACAGGCGGGCGCGGAAGTCGGTCGAGATGCCGAACGCGTACACGTCGACCTCGAGCTCGTCGACGACGCGCGCGAGCTGCTCGACCTGCGCGGCGGTGTAGAACTGCGCCTCGTCACCGATGAGGTAGTCGACCGGGCGCCCGTGCGTGCGGCGCTCGATGACCTCGGACCAGAAGTCCGTCCGGTCGCCGACCTCGGCCGCCTGCTGCACGAGGCCGAGCCGTGAGGAGATCGTCGCCGCCCCGGCCCGGTCGTTGCGCGTGAACAGCACGCCGTCGCGGCCGCGCGCGGCGTGGTTGTGGTGCATCTGCAGCGCGAGCGTGGACTTGCCGCAGTCCATCGTGCCCGAGAAGAAGACGAGCTCCGCCACGGTCAGTCGCCTCCCAGCACGACGAGGAAGGGCACGAGCATCTCGTGCCGCGTGAGCGAGCCGTGCACGCCCACGAGGTCCATCGAGGCGGGCGTCTGGGTCGCCGAGTCCACGACCGTCGCCCGGCCCGTCATGGCGACGACCACGTCGCCGATCACGCGCGCCGCGTGGTCGCCGACGTCGCCGAACCACCCGCGGGCGACCGCGTCGTCACGCGTGGCGACGACCGCCGCGTCGCCGAGCACGGCCCGCCACCGGTCGGCCACCGCGGCCGCGTCGGCGCCGTCGTCCAGGTGCAGGTGCGACGCGCGCGGCTCCCCCGCGACGAGCGCCACGTCACGCCGGAGCTCCGGGTGGGTCGCGACGTCCCAGCGCGCGGCCCGGTCGACGTCGACCATGCCGTGGTCCGCGGTCACGACGAGCAGGGTGCCGCGCGGCAGCCGCCGGGCCAGCCGGGACAGCTCCGCGTCGAGCGCCTCGAGCGCGTCGCCCCACTGCCGCGACCCCCAGCCGTGGTGGTGGCCCGCCTTGTCCACGTCGCCCCAGTACAGGTAGGTCAGGCCGGGCCGGCGCAGGGAGTCGAGGGTCGCGTCGACCCGGTCGCCGAGCGACTCCGCCACGCGGTAGGAGGCACCGCGCAGCGCGGCCTCCGTCAGTCCCGAGCCGGCGAACCGCGCCGGGCCGACGCTCGTCACGCGCACGCCCTCGCCGACGAGGGACTCGAAGACCGTCGGGCCGGGCTGCCACGCGCGCGCGGACGGCAGGTCCGTCCAGGACACGAGGTTGCCGAGCCGACCGCTCGCGGGGTCGCGCACCGTGTAGCCGAGCATCGCCGTCGCACCGGGCGGGCGGCCCGTGCCGAAGCTGCCGAGCGCGGTCGCGGTCGTCGACGGGAACGTCGTCGTGAGCGGGGCGGACTCGCGCACGAGCCCCCGCAGGAACGGCGCGTGCCCGGCCCGCTCCGACAGGTTGAGGTGACCGAGACCGTCGACGAGGACGACGCACGCGCGCTCGACCCGCGGCAGGCCCAGCAGCGCACGGGCCGCCTCGCCGTGCTCGCGGGCGCCGAGCGCACCGGCCACCCCCGGCAGCAGCGACGTCAGCGACGGCTGCCCGCCGCACGGCAGGACGAGGCCGTCGGCGGGCGCCTCGACCTGCGCGACGCCCGCGCCCGTCGCGTCGTCCGTCATCGTCCGCGCACGCTCGCCGCGGACAGGCGCCGCGCGAACGCGGCCGCGGCCCGGACCGAGTCTTCGCCCTCGGCAGCGGCGCTCACGCGCACGACCACGTCGTCCGGCGTGAGGGTGCCGGTGAGCCCGTGGTCGGCGTCGCACTGCGGGTCGCCGCACGTCGCGGGCTCGAGGTCGACGCGCGAGACGGCACCCCAGCCGATCGCGAGCGTGAGCTCGACCGGGGGCCGGCCGGGCCGGTGCTCCTGCGGGCGTGGCACCACGTGCGTGAGGGCGACCGAGCGGAGCTCGCCGAGCGGGACGGCCTCGGTGGTCGCCTGCGCGCTGGGCGACGGGTTCTCGGAGTCGGCGGCCTGGTCGTCGACGTGCGCGACCACGAGGCGCGTCGGCGTCAGCGCGAGGACCGTGACGTGACGGCGCACCTCGGAGGCGTCGAACGTCGTCTCGGGGTGCACGAGGTGGGCGAGGACGGGCTCGTCGGCGAGCGCGACGTCGAGGACGTCAGCGACGAGGTCCGGGTAGTAGCCGGCGCGGTGCAGGTCGTCGCGCAGGTCGTCAGAGACTGCAGGCACGGCCCCCATCTTCCCACCGACGCGCACGTGCGTGCGGCCGTCCTCCCCCGACCGGCGGGGACTGCGCCGCCCGAGGCTCACGTGCGCTGCAGGCGACGGGTCGCGTCGGCGCGGTTCGCGGTCGCCAGCGTCGCCCGAGCACCGAGGACCACCGCGCCGCGCTCGGACACCACGACCGGGTTGAGCTCGAGCGCCCGCAGCTCCGGCAGGTCGTCGGCGAGCACCGCGAGGCGCGCGATGACGTCCTCGAGCGCCGCGACGTCGAGCGCCGGCAGGCCCCGGTAGCCGAACAGGCGCGGCGCGGCCCGCGCGGAGCGGACGAGGTCCGCGACGTCGACGTCCGTCAGCGGCGGCACGCCGTAGGACACGTCGCCGAGCAGGTCCGACGCGTCGCCCGCGAGGCCGAAGCTGATGATCGGGCCGAACAGCGGGTCCTCGCTCGACCGGATCACGCAGGCCGACCCGTGCGGCGCCATCGCCTGGACCTCCAGCGGCTCGCCGTCGCCGCCGTGGTGCGCCGCCGCGAGCTCGAGGACCTGCGCGACGTCGGCCCGCAGCTCCGTCTCGTCGGCGACGTCCAGCCGCACGCCGCCCAGGTCGGCGCGGTGCCGCAGCGCGGGCACCGTCGTCTTGAGCGCGACGGGCCACCCGATCCGGTCCGCCACGGCGACCGCCTCGTCGGCGTCGTGCACGCGGTACGACGGGAGCACGTCGACCCCCACCGCCGCGAGCAGGGCGGCGGTGCGGCCCGGGTCCAGCTCGACGCCCGCGGCCCGGCCCTCCCCGTCGGCCTCCGCGAGCCACGCCGTCACCAGGCGGCGCGCCGCGCGCGTGTCGGCGCCCGACGGGTGCAGCGGCGTGCCCCGGTCCGCGGCGCGCCAGCGGGCGTAGCGGGCCGCGTGCCCGAGCGCGAGCGCGGCGTCCTCGGGCGTGCTGTACGCCGGCACGGTCCACGCGCGCCCCGCGTCGTCGTGCGCGGTGAGCTCCGGGGTGACGCCGTGCAGCCCCAGCACCGAGGCGACCGTCGTGCGGCCCGTGCGGGCCGCGGCGAGCGCGACCTCCCGCGGCAGCGTCTCCCCCACCGCGCCGAGCGTCGGGATGCGCACCACGACGACGACGTCCGTCTCCGGGTCGCCGTAGACCGCGTCCACGACCGCGCGGATCTCGTCGTCGGGCGCGTCCTCCGCCAGCAGCGCGACGTGACCGGACAGCACCAGGCCGCTCGCGGACGCCGCCTCCGCGACGAGCGCCGCGACGGACGCCGACGACGCGAGGATCGCCACGCGCCGGCCGGACGGCAGCGGCTGGTGCGCGAGCAGCTGCACGACGTCGAGCATCTGGTGGGTGTTGTCGACGCGGATCACGCCGGCCTGCCGCATGACCTCCGCGAGCGTGCGGGGCGGCGCGAGGGTCGGCCGGACCGCGTGGCCGGGCGGCACGACCTGACCGGAGCGCCCGGCGGTCACGACGACCACGGGCTTGACCGCCGCCAGGCGCCGCGCGACGCGGGAGAACTTGCGCGGGTTGCCGATCGACTCCAGGTACAGCCCGACGACGTCGGTGCCGTCGTCCTCGCCCCAGAACTGCATGAGGTCGTTGCCCGACACGTCGGCGCGGTGCCCTGCGGACACGAACTCCGCGAGCCCCAGCCCGCGGCGCTGCACGGCCCGCAGCAGCGCGACCGCGAGCGGCGCGGACTGGCAGAACAGGCCGACGCGACCGGGCGGCGGCGGGTCGGCGTCGAGCGTCGCGTTGAGCATCCCGTCGTCGAGGGACGCGAGCACGCCGAACGACGCCGGGCCGACGACCCGGATGCCTGCCGCGTGCGCGGTGCGCAGCAGGGCGCGCTGCCGCGCCAGCCCGTCCTCGCCGGTCTCCGCGAACCCGGTCGAGAGCAGCACCACGCCGCGCACACCGAGCGGGGCGAGCGCACGCACGACGTCCACGGCGCGCGCCGCGGGCACCGCGACGACCGCGAGCGGCACGGGCCCGGGCACCTGCGCGAGGCGCTCGTGCACGTCGACGCCCAGCGCGCGGTCGACGTCGACGTCGACCGCGTGCACCCGCACGCCGCCGCCCGCGACGAGGTTGGCCGTCACGCGTGCCGCCAGGCGCCCGTCGAGCGTGCCCGCCGCCTGCGGGCCCGGCCCGACGACCAGGACGTCGCGCGCCGCGAGCAGGTCCTGCACGGACCGCGCCTCCGCGCGGTGCTCGCGGTCCGCCATGACGGCCAGGGACCGGTCGGTCGGGTCGATGTCGAAGCCGACGCTGACGACGCCGTCCTCGGTCTGCTGCGTCACGGCGTACCCCGCCTCGCGGAACACCGCGATCATCCGGCCGTTCTGCGGCAGGACGTCCGCGACGAAGCGGCGGACGCCCCGCTCGCGCGCAGCCGCGGCGAGGTGCTCGAGCAGCACCGACCCGATGCCGCGGCCCTGGTGCGCGTCG
This genomic interval carries:
- a CDS encoding GNAT family N-acetyltransferase → MADVDEDGAPAREAHGYPAAWEADVVLADGSTTHVRPIRPSDAGALQAFHVAQSERSTYLRFFAHMERLPERELHRLVTVDHVDRVALVAVADDQDGVEHIIGVARYDRLVGEAPEEAEVAFNVSDAHQGRGIGSVLLEHLAAAARERGVRRFVADVLPQNGRMIAVFREAGYAVTQQTEDGVVSVGFDIDPTDRSLAVMADREHRAEARSVQDLLAARDVLVVGPGPQAAGTLDGRLAARVTANLVAGGGVRVHAVDVDVDRALGVDVHERLAQVPGPVPLAVVAVPAARAVDVVRALAPLGVRGVVLLSTGFAETGEDGLARQRALLRTAHAAGIRVVGPASFGVLASLDDGMLNATLDADPPPPGRVGLFCQSAPLAVALLRAVQRRGLGLAEFVSAGHRADVSGNDLMQFWGEDDGTDVVGLYLESIGNPRKFSRVARRLAAVKPVVVVTAGRSGQVVPPGHAVRPTLAPPRTLAEVMRQAGVIRVDNTHQMLDVVQLLAHQPLPSGRRVAILASSASVAALVAEAASASGLVLSGHVALLAEDAPDDEIRAVVDAVYGDPETDVVVVVRIPTLGAVGETLPREVALAAARTGRTTVASVLGLHGVTPELTAHDDAGRAWTVPAYSTPEDAALALGHAARYARWRAADRGTPLHPSGADTRAARRLVTAWLAEADGEGRAAGVELDPGRTAALLAAVGVDVLPSYRVHDADEAVAVADRIGWPVALKTTVPALRHRADLGGVRLDVADETELRADVAQVLELAAAHHGGDGEPLEVQAMAPHGSACVIRSSEDPLFGPIISFGLAGDASDLLGDVSYGVPPLTDVDVADLVRSARAAPRLFGYRGLPALDVAALEDVIARLAVLADDLPELRALELNPVVVSERGAVVLGARATLATANRADATRRLQRT